A stretch of Faecalibacterium duncaniae DNA encodes these proteins:
- a CDS encoding MFS transporter: protein MNHKRKLNLKKQLACIYTADFFSGLRITDAVWVALLAARGFSLWEIGLTESVFHVVSLLCEVPSGMAADLLGRKKTLVSGGVCMVLQSLLMAFASDLFTICFAMGLNALAMTMFSGTSTALLYDSLKQEGCEEEYIQVSANGSQISMLANAIGSMASILNQFLGYAGFYLLNAAFEGASALANMLLAEPIVTESQASREKHALRALPEQFRQLVRDSLHVLRTCPMAVKLIASSALISVPSYLTKMFLQQRLVELGWPTELLFLPLLLGGLACVAGTEIGRRVRCRSMRRLYTACALLCGVGTLLVGAAPAWGGILGMMLVQGVLEVYLLHESQKLNDAIPSDQRATLISVDGMAYSLLMIPASPLVGAVGDAFGQAGAGLALLGGVIVLSGAALLGKKPQES from the coding sequence ATGAACCATAAACGTAAGCTCAATTTGAAAAAGCAGCTTGCCTGCATTTACACTGCCGATTTCTTCTCCGGCCTGCGCATCACGGATGCGGTATGGGTGGCCCTGCTGGCGGCCCGGGGCTTCTCCCTGTGGGAGATCGGCCTGACCGAAAGCGTGTTCCATGTTGTCAGCCTGCTGTGTGAAGTGCCCAGCGGCATGGCGGCAGACCTGCTGGGCCGGAAAAAGACCCTCGTGTCCGGCGGCGTGTGCATGGTCCTGCAAAGCCTGCTGATGGCCTTTGCGTCAGACCTGTTCACCATCTGCTTTGCCATGGGGCTGAACGCGCTGGCCATGACCATGTTCTCCGGCACCTCCACGGCGCTGCTCTACGACAGCCTGAAGCAGGAGGGCTGCGAAGAGGAATACATTCAGGTCTCTGCCAACGGCTCTCAGATCTCCATGCTGGCCAACGCCATAGGCTCCATGGCCAGCATCCTGAACCAGTTTCTCGGCTACGCGGGCTTTTATCTGCTGAACGCCGCCTTTGAGGGTGCTTCCGCCCTTGCCAATATGCTGCTTGCGGAGCCCATCGTCACTGAGTCGCAGGCCAGCCGGGAAAAGCACGCGCTGCGCGCTCTGCCCGAACAGTTCCGCCAGCTGGTGCGGGACAGCCTGCATGTCCTGCGCACCTGCCCAATGGCGGTGAAGCTTATCGCATCCAGCGCCCTCATCAGCGTGCCCAGCTACCTGACCAAAATGTTTTTGCAGCAGCGGCTCGTTGAGCTGGGCTGGCCCACGGAGCTGCTCTTCCTTCCCCTGCTGCTGGGCGGTCTGGCCTGCGTGGCGGGTACCGAGATCGGCCGCAGGGTGAGATGCCGCTCCATGCGGCGGCTCTACACAGCCTGTGCCCTGCTCTGCGGTGTGGGCACTCTACTGGTGGGTGCTGCGCCCGCCTGGGGCGGCATCCTGGGCATGATGCTGGTGCAGGGTGTGCTGGAGGTCTATCTGCTCCACGAGAGCCAGAAGCTGAACGATGCCATTCCCAGTGACCAGCGGGCCACCCTCATCAGCGTGGACGGCATGGCCTACAGCCTGCTGATGATCCCTGCAAGTCCTCTGGTGGGTGCTGTCGGCGATGCCTTCGGGCAGGCCGGTGCGGGCCTTGCCCTGCTGGGCGGGGTCATCGTGCTGAGCGGCGCGGCGCTCTTGGGGAAAAAGCCGCAGGAATCCTGA
- a CDS encoding TrkH family potassium uptake protein, producing the protein MNYAIVLRLLSYILYCEAALLLLPAMASLIYGEWMVLGVFLLTAALSAVAGALLHRIKPKSQIFYMREGFATTALCWLLISVVGAVPFVLTGSIPNPVDAMFETVSGFTTTGASILPAVEDLPRGILFWRSFTHWIGGMGVLVFLLSLLPLTGGSHVNLMKAESPGPQVDKLVPKVQSTAKILYGIYFGLTVIEFVFLLFGGMPVFEALLTSFGTAGTGGFGFRNDSFASMSPYVQWVVTIFMILFGVNFNAYFLLLMRRFRRAAASEEVRAYFVIIGVAVVIITANIYSMYNGLGEALRHAAFQVGSIITTTGFSSCDFDLWPTLSKEILVMLMFVGACAGSTGGGMKVSRLLLMGKTVGKELKQALHPQVVAPVRMDGKVVNHETIRATNVYVAAYIFIFAASFFLISLDGFDMVTNFTAIAATLNNIGPGLAQVGPMMNFGSYSNPAKLVMIFDMLAGRLEIFPMLVFFMPDTWRRF; encoded by the coding sequence ATGAATTATGCGATCGTTCTGCGGCTGCTGAGCTACATCCTCTATTGCGAAGCCGCGCTGCTTCTGCTGCCTGCCATGGCCAGCCTGATCTACGGTGAATGGATGGTGCTGGGCGTGTTCCTGCTCACGGCAGCACTTTCTGCGGTGGCGGGCGCTCTGCTCCACCGCATCAAGCCCAAGAGCCAGATCTTCTATATGCGGGAGGGCTTTGCCACCACGGCGCTCTGCTGGCTGCTCATCAGTGTGGTGGGCGCGGTGCCCTTTGTGCTCACGGGCAGCATCCCCAACCCGGTGGATGCCATGTTTGAGACCGTTTCCGGCTTCACCACCACCGGTGCCAGCATCCTGCCCGCTGTGGAGGACCTGCCCAGGGGCATCCTGTTCTGGCGCAGCTTCACCCACTGGATCGGCGGCATGGGCGTTCTGGTGTTCCTGCTCTCCCTGCTGCCCCTGACCGGCGGTTCCCATGTCAACCTGATGAAAGCCGAAAGCCCCGGCCCCCAGGTGGATAAGCTGGTGCCCAAGGTGCAGTCCACGGCAAAGATCCTCTATGGCATTTATTTTGGCCTGACTGTCATCGAGTTTGTGTTCCTGTTGTTCGGCGGGATGCCGGTGTTTGAAGCTCTGCTGACCTCCTTTGGTACAGCGGGCACCGGCGGCTTCGGCTTCCGCAATGACAGCTTTGCCAGCATGTCGCCCTATGTCCAGTGGGTCGTGACCATCTTTATGATCCTGTTTGGCGTGAACTTCAACGCCTATTTCCTGCTGCTGATGCGCCGCTTCCGCCGCGCTGCCGCCAGCGAGGAGGTGCGCGCCTACTTTGTGATCATCGGTGTGGCTGTGGTCATCATCACGGCCAACATTTACAGCATGTACAACGGCTTGGGCGAGGCCCTGCGCCACGCCGCCTTCCAGGTGGGCTCCATCATTACCACCACAGGATTTTCCAGCTGTGATTTTGACCTGTGGCCCACCCTCTCCAAGGAGATCCTTGTCATGCTGATGTTTGTGGGTGCCTGCGCAGGCAGCACCGGCGGCGGCATGAAGGTCAGCCGCCTCCTGCTGATGGGCAAGACTGTGGGCAAGGAACTCAAGCAGGCCCTTCACCCGCAGGTGGTGGCCCCCGTCCGGATGGACGGCAAGGTGGTCAACCATGAGACCATCCGCGCCACCAATGTCTATGTGGCGGCCTACATCTTCATCTTTGCGGCATCCTTCTTCCTCATCAGTCTGGATGGCTTTGACATGGTGACCAACTTCACCGCCATTGCCGCCACGTTGAACAACATCGGCCCGGGCCTTGCCCAGGTGGGCCCCATGATGAACTTTGGCAGCTACTCCAATCCCGCCAAGCTGGTTATGATCTTTGACATGCTGGCGGGCCGTCTGGAGATCTTCCCCATGCTGGTGTTCTTTATGCCGGACACCTGGCGGCGGTTCTGA
- the trkA gene encoding Trk system potassium transporter TrkA, whose translation MKIILVGCGKVGTALARQLSEEDHNVTVIDTNKARVEHISESYDVMGITGNGSSITTLSEAGIEEADVFIAVTGSDELNLLCCMFAKKAGHCHAIARVRNPSYSHELDFIKKQIGISAIINPEMAAAREISHLLRFPGASKIDTFAEGRVRLIKFTLTEAQALDGVAIREIPTRLKSDILVCAVERNGGVIIPNGNFVLQTGDQVTFLATQEKAHEFFQRIHLAVRPVRNALIVGGGAIAFYLSQELLENHVRVRIVERDLARCDVLAQALPEAQILCEDGSNREFLLSEGLTSTEAFVALTNIDEENVLLTLFAKKHSNGKLVTKINRLEFDDILAGLDLGSIVYPKYMTCDYIVQYVRALQNEAGSNIKTLYRILDDRVEALEFTVHEKSRATGVPLSQLHLKKNLLLCCITRGNEIKIPRGGDEIQVGDNVIVVTLEHGLHDLRDIVED comes from the coding sequence ATGAAGATCATTCTGGTGGGCTGCGGCAAGGTCGGCACAGCGCTGGCACGACAGCTCAGCGAGGAAGACCACAATGTCACGGTCATCGATACCAACAAGGCCCGTGTGGAGCATATCAGCGAATCCTATGACGTGATGGGCATTACCGGCAACGGCTCCTCCATCACAACGCTGTCCGAGGCGGGGATCGAGGAGGCGGACGTGTTCATTGCAGTCACCGGCTCGGACGAGCTGAACCTGCTCTGCTGCATGTTTGCCAAAAAGGCGGGCCACTGCCACGCCATTGCCCGTGTGCGCAACCCCTCCTACAGCCATGAGCTGGACTTCATCAAAAAGCAGATCGGCATTTCGGCCATCATCAACCCGGAGATGGCGGCGGCGCGGGAAATCTCCCACCTGCTGCGCTTCCCCGGTGCCAGCAAGATCGATACCTTTGCGGAAGGCCGGGTGCGGCTGATCAAGTTCACCCTGACCGAGGCACAGGCACTGGACGGCGTGGCCATCCGGGAGATCCCCACCCGGCTCAAGAGCGATATCCTGGTCTGCGCCGTGGAGCGCAACGGCGGGGTCATCATCCCCAACGGTAACTTTGTGCTCCAGACCGGCGATCAGGTCACTTTTCTTGCAACGCAGGAAAAGGCCCACGAGTTCTTCCAGCGTATCCATCTGGCCGTGCGCCCGGTGCGCAATGCCCTCATCGTGGGCGGCGGTGCCATTGCCTTCTACCTGAGCCAGGAGCTGCTGGAAAACCATGTCCGGGTGCGGATCGTGGAGCGGGACCTCGCCCGCTGCGATGTGCTGGCCCAGGCCCTGCCCGAGGCACAGATCCTGTGTGAGGACGGCTCCAACCGCGAGTTCCTGCTCTCCGAGGGCCTGACCTCCACCGAGGCCTTTGTGGCCCTGACCAACATCGATGAGGAAAATGTCCTGCTGACCCTGTTTGCCAAGAAGCATTCCAACGGCAAGCTGGTCACCAAGATCAACCGCCTGGAATTTGACGATATCCTGGCCGGGCTTGATCTGGGCAGCATCGTCTACCCCAAGTACATGACCTGCGATTACATCGTGCAGTATGTGCGCGCTTTGCAGAACGAGGCAGGCAGCAACATCAAGACCCTGTACCGCATTCTGGACGACCGCGTGGAGGCGCTGGAATTCACAGTCCATGAGAAGAGCCGCGCCACCGGTGTGCCTCTGAGCCAGCTCCACCTGAAAAAGAACCTGCTGCTCTGCTGCATCACCCGCGGCAACGAGATCAAGATCCCGCGCGGCGGCGATGAGATCCAGGTGGGCGACAACGTCATCGTGGTCACGCTGGAGCACGGCCTGCATGACCTGCGGGACATCGTGGAAGATTAA
- a CDS encoding thymidine phosphorylase encodes MRIYDLIAKKRDGGTHTREELETIVNGFVSGEVADYQMAAWMMAVYLRGMTNEETAELTDVMAHSGVMVDLSPIPGIKVDKHSTGGVGDKTTLVIAPVVAACGVKIAKMSGRGLGHTGGTIDKMESVPGTRTALSQEEFFAQVNKIGLSVIGQSEGIAVADKKMYALRDVTATVSCIPLIASSIMSKKLASGSDAILLDVTTGTGAFMKTVDQSIELAELMVAIGTHHGRRVAAMITDMDTPLGRNIGNSLEVMESMDVLKGKGPADLTEVCLQLAANMLVLAGKGTPAECRAMAQAVIADGSAFAKCKEMFAAQGGDTRVLDDYSLFEQPAASFELLAEQDGYIVANDAEKIGSASVLLGAGRQKKGDPLDFAAGITLHKKRGDYVHKGESLATFYGAADKFEAAAAEYRSGLVYGAEKPEEAPLVYALVTKDGVERY; translated from the coding sequence ATGCGTATTTATGATTTGATCGCGAAAAAGCGCGATGGCGGTACCCACACCCGGGAAGAGTTGGAGACCATTGTCAACGGCTTTGTCAGTGGGGAAGTGGCCGATTACCAGATGGCTGCCTGGATGATGGCGGTCTACCTGCGCGGCATGACCAACGAAGAAACAGCCGAGCTGACGGACGTGATGGCCCACAGCGGCGTGATGGTCGATCTTTCCCCCATCCCCGGCATCAAGGTGGATAAGCACTCCACCGGCGGCGTGGGCGATAAGACCACCCTTGTGATCGCCCCTGTGGTGGCGGCCTGCGGTGTAAAGATTGCCAAGATGAGCGGCCGCGGCCTGGGCCATACCGGCGGCACCATTGATAAAATGGAGAGCGTGCCCGGCACCAGAACTGCCCTTTCGCAGGAGGAGTTCTTTGCCCAGGTGAACAAGATCGGGCTGTCGGTCATTGGCCAGAGCGAGGGCATTGCCGTGGCAGATAAGAAGATGTACGCCCTGCGGGATGTGACCGCCACGGTCAGCTGCATCCCGCTGATCGCCTCTTCCATCATGTCCAAGAAGCTGGCCTCCGGCTCCGATGCCATCCTGCTGGATGTGACCACCGGCACCGGTGCCTTTATGAAGACCGTGGACCAGAGCATTGAGCTGGCTGAGCTGATGGTCGCCATCGGCACCCACCATGGCCGCCGGGTGGCCGCCATGATCACCGATATGGACACCCCGCTGGGCCGCAACATCGGCAACAGCCTTGAGGTCATGGAGAGCATGGACGTGCTCAAGGGCAAGGGCCCTGCCGACCTGACCGAGGTCTGCCTGCAGCTGGCCGCCAATATGCTGGTGCTGGCAGGCAAGGGTACCCCGGCGGAGTGCCGCGCCATGGCACAGGCTGTGATCGCGGACGGCTCTGCTTTTGCCAAGTGCAAGGAGATGTTTGCGGCCCAGGGCGGCGACACCCGTGTGCTGGACGATTACAGCCTGTTTGAGCAACCCGCAGCCAGCTTTGAGCTGCTGGCCGAGCAGGATGGCTACATTGTGGCCAACGATGCCGAGAAGATCGGCTCTGCCAGTGTGCTGCTGGGCGCTGGCCGCCAGAAGAAGGGAGACCCGTTGGACTTTGCGGCTGGCATCACCCTGCACAAAAAGCGCGGCGACTATGTGCACAAGGGCGAAAGCCTGGCCACCTTCTACGGTGCGGCAGATAAGTTTGAAGCCGCTGCTGCGGAGTACCGCAGCGGTCTGGTCTATGGTGCGGAAAAGCCCGAGGAGGCCCCGCTGGTCTACGCCCTTGTCACCAAGGACGGCGTGGAGCGCTACTGA
- a CDS encoding ABC transporter permease encodes MLLLIKYTLLYGIVLMLVALGGMFSEHSGIINIALEGIMVIGGVAGVLTLTMLPADMSPFLVVLISVLVAALAGMVYSLLLAFASINLKADQTIGGTALNLLATAIAVVIAKYFSDSGSAKLNYSNKPFLFSIGGLELSIFVPLGIVLLVISYVVLYKTRFGLRLRACGEHPQAADSVGINVYKMRYAGVLLSGALGAIGGLAYIVPPVQTWNFEVGVAGAGFLALAVMIFGQWKPFNICAAAMFFAVFKSLANIADSTFLAQLHWSSNIYNMMPFIASMIILAFTSKNSMAPKAEGIPYDKGSR; translated from the coding sequence ATGCTGCTTTTGATCAAATATACCCTGCTGTATGGCATCGTCCTGATGCTGGTGGCACTGGGCGGTATGTTCAGTGAGCACTCCGGCATCATCAACATCGCGCTGGAAGGCATCATGGTCATCGGCGGTGTGGCGGGTGTTCTGACCCTGACCATGCTTCCGGCCGACATGTCGCCGTTCCTGGTGGTGCTGATCTCGGTCCTGGTGGCTGCGCTGGCCGGCATGGTGTACAGCCTGCTGCTGGCCTTTGCTTCCATCAACCTGAAAGCGGACCAGACCATCGGCGGCACGGCCCTGAACCTTTTGGCCACCGCCATTGCCGTGGTCATTGCCAAGTATTTCAGCGACAGCGGCAGCGCCAAGCTGAACTATTCCAACAAGCCGTTCCTGTTCAGCATCGGCGGCCTGGAGCTGAGCATCTTTGTGCCGTTGGGCATCGTGCTGCTCGTCATCAGCTATGTGGTGCTGTACAAGACCCGCTTCGGTCTGCGCCTGCGCGCCTGCGGCGAACATCCTCAGGCAGCCGATTCTGTGGGCATCAACGTCTACAAGATGCGCTACGCGGGTGTGCTGCTTTCCGGTGCGCTGGGCGCTATCGGCGGTCTGGCATATATCGTGCCCCCTGTCCAGACCTGGAACTTTGAGGTCGGCGTGGCTGGCGCGGGCTTCCTTGCACTGGCTGTTATGATCTTTGGTCAGTGGAAGCCTTTCAACATCTGTGCCGCCGCCATGTTCTTTGCCGTGTTCAAGAGCCTGGCAAACATTGCGGACTCCACCTTCCTGGCGCAGCTCCACTGGTCCAGCAACATCTATAACATGATGCCGTTCATCGCATCCATGATCATTCTGGCCTTTACCTCCAAAAACAGCATGGCCCCCAAGGCTGAGGGCATCCCTTACGACAAGGGTTCCCGCTGA
- a CDS encoding ABC transporter permease, whose translation MKNKKLSHNGLQGSVTSVMAALLCILIGLFVGFLVLLAINPAHAWADGFVRILKGGFHDAPYGVGKELANAAPLIMTGLSVGFAFKTGLFNIGAAGQYTLGAYGALYCAIMLKLPWFVCLLAAAILGGLWGAIPGFFKAYFNINEVITSIMFNWIGLYLVNELVYQNGTGPMYDVRNTRTLNLGKNADLAQSVIPDFGLNKLFQTNSTTIAIFLAAVVAILIWVVLNKTTFGYELKAVGLNKSAARYAGINEKKNIILSMAIAGALAGFGAGLFYLSNVGQWNPLNSTSLPAMGFNGISVALLASSNPIGTIFSALFISHISVGGTFLSTKYYPTEIADLISGIIIYLCAFSMLFRGKIQKLLFKNADKTNVNAEPAPAEKANAKKEGK comes from the coding sequence ATGAAAAACAAAAAACTTTCCCACAACGGGCTGCAGGGTTCTGTCACCAGCGTGATGGCTGCCCTGCTGTGTATCCTGATCGGTCTGTTTGTGGGCTTCCTCGTGCTGCTGGCCATCAACCCGGCCCACGCATGGGCAGACGGCTTTGTCCGCATCCTCAAGGGCGGCTTCCATGATGCCCCCTATGGTGTCGGTAAGGAGCTGGCCAACGCCGCGCCCCTGATCATGACCGGCCTTTCCGTGGGCTTTGCCTTCAAGACCGGCCTGTTCAACATCGGTGCCGCCGGTCAGTACACGCTGGGCGCTTACGGTGCCCTCTACTGTGCCATCATGCTCAAGCTGCCCTGGTTCGTCTGCCTGCTGGCTGCGGCCATTCTGGGCGGTCTGTGGGGTGCCATCCCCGGTTTCTTCAAGGCCTACTTCAACATCAACGAGGTCATTACCTCCATCATGTTCAACTGGATCGGCCTGTACCTCGTCAATGAGCTGGTCTACCAGAACGGCACCGGCCCCATGTACGATGTGCGCAACACCCGCACCCTGAACCTGGGCAAGAACGCGGATCTCGCCCAGTCCGTTATCCCGGACTTCGGCCTGAACAAGCTGTTCCAGACCAACAGCACCACCATTGCCATCTTCCTGGCCGCTGTGGTGGCCATCCTGATCTGGGTGGTGCTGAACAAGACCACCTTTGGCTATGAGCTGAAGGCGGTCGGCCTGAATAAGAGTGCTGCCCGCTACGCCGGTATCAACGAAAAGAAGAACATCATCCTCTCCATGGCCATTGCCGGTGCGCTGGCAGGCTTTGGCGCGGGCCTGTTCTATCTGTCCAACGTGGGCCAGTGGAACCCCCTGAACTCCACCAGCCTGCCCGCCATGGGCTTCAACGGCATCTCTGTTGCCCTGCTGGCAAGCTCCAACCCCATTGGCACCATCTTCTCGGCCCTGTTCATCTCCCACATCTCGGTGGGCGGCACCTTCCTTTCCACCAAGTATTATCCCACGGAGATCGCCGACCTGATCAGCGGCATCATCATCTACCTGTGTGCATTCTCCATGCTGTTCCGCGGCAAGATCCAGAAGCTGCTGTTCAAGAATGCGGACAAGACCAATGTGAACGCAGAGCCTGCCCCGGCGGAAAAGGCCAACGCGAAGAAGGAGGGCAAGTAA
- a CDS encoding ABC transporter ATP-binding protein, with protein MLHITKEFPGIKANDDITLQLRKGEVHALLGENGAGKSTLMSVLFGLYQPEAGKILKNGKEVAVRNPNDANALGIGMVHQHFKLVECFSVLDNIILGVEPNKLGFLQKAEARKKVMALSEKYGLRVDPDALISDISVGMQQRVEILKMLYRDNEILIFDEPTAVLTPQEIDELMEIMRGFKKEGKSILFITHKLNEIMAVADRCTVLRKGKYMGTVDIKDTTKEELSRMMVGRDVQLQVDKKPAAPGEVVLDVQNVTMHNAQHKKDAVKNVSFQVRGGEIVCLAGIEGNGQTEFVYGLTGLEKFNSGKVLLDGKEITNESIRQRSKDGMSHIPEDRHKHGLVLDYSLENNMVLQRYWQPEFQHNGFIRSEKVREYSDKLIAQYDVRSGQGSATIVRSMSGGNQQKAIIAREIDKDPKLLVAVQPTRGLDVGAIEYIHKQIVDERDRGKAVLLVSLELDEVMNLSDRILVMYEGEIVGEFDPKTTTVQELGLYMAGARKQGKE; from the coding sequence ATGCTCCACATTACCAAGGAGTTCCCTGGAATCAAGGCAAACGATGATATCACCCTGCAGCTGCGCAAGGGCGAGGTACATGCCCTGCTGGGCGAAAACGGCGCTGGCAAAAGTACGCTGATGAGCGTGCTGTTCGGCTTGTACCAGCCGGAAGCCGGTAAGATCCTCAAGAACGGCAAGGAGGTCGCCGTCCGCAACCCCAACGATGCAAACGCACTGGGCATCGGCATGGTGCACCAGCACTTCAAGCTGGTGGAATGCTTCAGCGTGCTGGATAACATCATTCTGGGCGTGGAACCCAATAAGCTGGGCTTTTTGCAGAAGGCTGAGGCCCGCAAGAAGGTCATGGCCCTGAGCGAGAAGTACGGCCTGCGTGTGGACCCCGACGCACTCATCAGCGATATCTCTGTTGGTATGCAGCAGCGTGTTGAGATCCTGAAGATGCTCTACCGCGACAACGAGATCCTGATCTTTGATGAGCCCACCGCTGTTCTGACCCCGCAGGAGATCGACGAGCTGATGGAGATCATGCGCGGGTTCAAGAAGGAAGGCAAATCCATCCTCTTCATCACCCACAAGCTCAACGAGATCATGGCAGTGGCAGACCGCTGCACGGTTCTGCGCAAGGGCAAGTATATGGGCACTGTGGACATCAAGGACACCACCAAGGAAGAGCTTTCCCGCATGATGGTCGGCCGCGATGTTCAGCTGCAGGTGGACAAAAAGCCCGCCGCCCCCGGCGAGGTGGTGCTGGACGTGCAGAACGTTACCATGCACAACGCCCAGCACAAGAAGGATGCCGTCAAGAACGTCTCTTTCCAGGTGCGTGGCGGTGAGATCGTCTGTCTGGCGGGCATCGAGGGCAACGGCCAGACCGAGTTTGTCTACGGCCTGACTGGTCTGGAAAAGTTCAACAGCGGCAAGGTGCTGCTGGACGGCAAGGAGATCACCAACGAGAGCATCCGTCAGCGCTCCAAGGACGGCATGAGCCATATCCCTGAGGACCGCCACAAGCATGGTCTGGTGCTGGATTACAGCCTGGAAAACAATATGGTGCTCCAACGCTACTGGCAGCCCGAGTTCCAGCACAACGGCTTTATCCGCAGTGAAAAGGTGCGGGAGTACTCCGATAAGCTGATCGCCCAGTATGACGTGCGCAGCGGCCAGGGCAGCGCCACCATCGTGCGCAGCATGTCCGGTGGCAACCAGCAGAAGGCAATCATTGCCCGCGAGATCGACAAAGACCCCAAGCTGCTGGTGGCAGTGCAGCCCACCCGCGGCCTGGATGTCGGTGCCATTGAATATATCCACAAGCAGATCGTGGATGAGCGCGACAGGGGCAAGGCTGTGCTGCTGGTCAGTCTGGAGCTGGACGAGGTGATGAACCTCTCTGACCGGATCCTTGTGATGTACGAGGGTGAGATCGTGGGTGAGTTTGACCCCAAGACCACCACGGTCCAGGAGCTGGGCCTGTACATGGCCGGTGCCCGCAAGCAGGGAAAGGAGTAA
- a CDS encoding BMP family lipoprotein, producing MMISRRNFLAVAGAAAAAAALTACGGSSSSTSTASSTASSAASEAGSEAASKITKVALTCDTGTIDDESFNQACWSAVSSYMGDDCQYYIPEADASDEDRETMIRQAVNDGAEVIVCVGYLYGASLAWAAEQYPDVKFVAIDVTQGDIGTDEIPSNCYCITFKEEQAGYLAGYAIAKDGKTKLGFLGGMAVPAVIRYGYGFVQGADAAAQELGQNIDINYFYGGQFYGDANITSRMEGWYSNGTQVVFACGGGIYTSAVEAALKNNGYVIGVDVDQNYIGANGVADGTYAYNPFITSAMKGLSEAVSTSLSDIEAGEWSTIAATNGNFGLEDGDYIGLPTDEDSWNFETFTVEEYEELKQKIASGEIVVDNSSDDATKPTVSEFTNVTYIQ from the coding sequence ATGATGATTTCTCGTCGTAACTTCCTGGCTGTGGCTGGCGCTGCAGCTGCTGCCGCTGCTCTGACCGCCTGCGGTGGTTCTTCCTCTTCCACCAGCACCGCTTCTTCCACTGCTTCCTCTGCAGCTTCTGAGGCTGGCTCCGAGGCTGCCAGCAAGATCACAAAGGTCGCTCTGACCTGCGATACCGGCACGATCGATGACGAGAGCTTCAACCAGGCTTGCTGGAGCGCTGTTTCCAGCTACATGGGCGATGACTGCCAGTACTACATCCCCGAGGCTGATGCTTCCGATGAGGACCGTGAGACCATGATTCGTCAGGCTGTCAACGACGGCGCTGAGGTCATTGTCTGCGTTGGCTACCTGTATGGTGCTTCTCTGGCATGGGCTGCTGAGCAGTACCCCGATGTCAAGTTCGTCGCTATCGATGTCACCCAGGGCGATATCGGCACCGATGAGATCCCCTCCAACTGCTACTGCATCACCTTCAAGGAGGAGCAGGCAGGCTATCTGGCAGGTTACGCCATTGCCAAGGACGGCAAGACCAAGCTGGGCTTCCTGGGTGGCATGGCTGTTCCCGCTGTCATCCGTTACGGCTACGGCTTTGTGCAGGGCGCTGATGCTGCTGCTCAGGAACTGGGCCAGAACATCGACATCAACTACTTCTACGGTGGCCAGTTCTACGGCGATGCCAACATCACCTCCCGTATGGAGGGCTGGTACTCCAACGGCACTCAGGTCGTCTTTGCCTGCGGCGGCGGCATCTACACCTCCGCTGTTGAGGCTGCCCTGAAGAACAACGGCTACGTCATCGGCGTTGACGTTGACCAGAACTACATCGGCGCAAACGGCGTTGCTGATGGCACCTATGCTTACAACCCGTTCATCACCTCCGCTATGAAGGGCCTGTCTGAGGCTGTTTCTACTTCTCTGTCCGACATCGAGGCAGGCGAGTGGAGCACCATCGCAGCAACCAACGGCAACTTTGGTCTGGAGGACGGCGATTACATCGGCCTGCCCACCGATGAGGACAGCTGGAACTTCGAGACCTTCACGGTTGAGGAGTACGAGGAGCTGAAGCAGAAGATCGCTTCCGGCGAGATCGTTGTTGACAACAGCTCTGATGACGCTACCAAGCCCACCGTCAGCGAGTTCACCAACGTCACCTACATCCAGTAA
- a CDS encoding cytidine deaminase, whose protein sequence is MTNLTLDEKKALIRMALEAREQAYVPYSDFMVGAALRAEDGRIFTGCNVENAAFTPTSCAERTALFKAVSEGVTRFTDIAVVGSRRGEVNKQITSPCGVCRQALFEFGGPELNVIMAKTPDDFIERSMDELLPFGFGPSNVAGNKAVEE, encoded by the coding sequence ATGACCAATCTGACTTTAGACGAAAAGAAAGCCCTGATCCGGATGGCACTGGAAGCCCGGGAGCAGGCCTATGTGCCTTACTCCGACTTTATGGTGGGTGCTGCCCTGCGGGCCGAGGATGGCCGCATCTTCACCGGCTGCAATGTGGAAAACGCTGCTTTCACCCCCACCAGCTGTGCCGAGCGTACGGCCCTGTTCAAGGCGGTGAGCGAGGGCGTGACCCGATTCACCGACATTGCCGTGGTGGGTTCCCGCCGCGGCGAGGTGAACAAGCAGATCACCTCACCCTGCGGGGTCTGCCGTCAGGCGCTGTTTGAGTTCGGCGGGCCGGAGCTGAATGTCATCATGGCAAAGACCCCCGATGATTTCATCGAGCGCAGCATGGACGAGCTGCTGCCCTTCGGCTTTGGCCCCTCCAACGTGGCTGGCAACAAAGCCGTGGAAGAGTGA